CGGCCCGGTCGCCGTCTTCGACGCGGAGGGGAACCCGAAGGCCGCCGCGCACTGATCCTCCCCCGCACGACATCGCCCCTTGACGTGTGGTTGCAAAGTGATATCATTATGCAACCACACGCTCAAGGAGGCGACAGACCATGATTCGTGAAGCGACCCGCCCGACCCTCTCAGGACTGATCGTGATCCCCATCCTGCTGGCGCTCCTCGCCGGCGGCGTCCTCGGCGTCGCGGCGGGAATCCGCGACGCCCGGCCCGCGATGATCGTCTTCTGGCTCGTCACGACCGCGGCCGGCGTGGTCCTCGGCGCCCTCGGCTTCGTCGTCGTGGCGCCGAACGAGGGGAAGGTGATGCAGCTCTTCGGGGCGTACGCCGGCACGGTGAGGCAGCCGGGGCTCCGGTGGACGAACCCGTTCCTCACCGCCCGGCGCGTGTCGATGCGCGTCCGGAACTTCGAGAGCAGCAAGCTCAAGGTGAACGATCTCGACGGCAACCCCATCGAGATCGCGGCGGTCGTCGTCTGGAAGGTCGTGGACACCGCGGAGGCGCTTTTCCAGGTCGACAACTACGAGAACTTCATGCACGTCCAGACGGAGGCGGCGCTCCGGAATCTCGCGACGAGCTACTCGTACGACTCCCACGAGGACTCGCACATGTCGTTGCGCGCCAACGCGAAGGAGATCGCCGAGCACCTCAAGAAGGAGGTGCAGGAACGACTCGACCAGGCGGGGATCTCGGTCATCGAGACGCGCATCAGCCACCTCGCCTACGCCGCCGAGATCGCCCAGGCGATGCTGCGGCGCCAGCAGGCCTCGGCGATCATCGCCGCGCGGCAGAAGATCGTCGAGGGGGCCGTGGGAATGGTGGAGATGGCGCTGGCGAAGCTCTCGGAGCAGAAGATCGTCGTCCTCGACGAGGAGCGGAAGGCCTCGATGGTGAGCAACCTCCTCGTCGTCCTGTGCAGCGACCACGCGACCCAGCCCGTCGTCAACACCGGCACCCTCTACCAGTAGCGCCGTGGCCGAGCGCAGACCGTTTCTCCTCCGCGTCGACCCGGCGGTGCTCGAGGCGCTCCAGCGCTGGGCCGACGCGGACCTCCGGAGCCTCAACGGACAGATCGAGTGGGTCCTGAGGCGGGCTCTCCGGGACTCGGGCCGCATGAAGGAGCCGGAACACGGCGCCGGCGGGGCAGGGAAGCGAAAGCCGGGATGAGGGGGCGGCTCGCCGACGCGACGCGCATAGACTCTAGGATCGTCGGCTCGGGGCGCTTACTCTCTATGGGTTCGCGCGCCGTCCCTCCCCGACTCGTCGTCCCGCCAAGCCTTGCCACCTCAAGCGGTTCTCGACGCGATCCCGACAGGCAAGAGCCGCATCTCCCGTGGTCCGCGGCTTGCTCCACCGGCGGCACCACCAACCATGTGGACCCGGAGGATCTCGCATGCCGTCGTTCAAGCTCGCGCACAGGGTGGCCGGAGGCGCGCTCGTCGCCCTCGCCGCGCTGATGCTCCAGGCAAGGCCCGCTTTCGCCCAGGGGTGAGTGGCCGCAAGACTCGACGCGCCCGTGCCCGGCGCGCCCGCGGAAACTGGAGGGGTCGACAAGTGGGAGGTCACCCTCTCATGGCGCAACCAGAGGTCCGATC
This sequence is a window from Acidobacteriota bacterium. Protein-coding genes within it:
- a CDS encoding SPFH domain-containing protein, with protein sequence MIREATRPTLSGLIVIPILLALLAGGVLGVAAGIRDARPAMIVFWLVTTAAGVVLGALGFVVVAPNEGKVMQLFGAYAGTVRQPGLRWTNPFLTARRVSMRVRNFESSKLKVNDLDGNPIEIAAVVVWKVVDTAEALFQVDNYENFMHVQTEAALRNLATSYSYDSHEDSHMSLRANAKEIAEHLKKEVQERLDQAGISVIETRISHLAYAAEIAQAMLRRQQASAIIAARQKIVEGAVGMVEMALAKLSEQKIVVLDEERKASMVSNLLVVLCSDHATQPVVNTGTLYQ